A single window of [Clostridium] hylemonae DSM 15053 DNA harbors:
- the atpF gene encoding F0F1 ATP synthase subunit B, with amino-acid sequence MLRLDFNLVLEMINLLVLFLLLRRFLIRPITNIMEKREAMIADGLNNARSEQEKALELKRQYEDSLRGAREESRKMLEQAGLDAKDEYDRIVSDADDRADKMLRSARDAISAEREQTMLRMKTEAAKLAMDAAKKIVTGYGGPDDSQSAYDLFLEEAGDSHEDRED; translated from the coding sequence GTGCTGAGATTAGACTTTAATCTTGTGTTAGAGATGATAAACCTGCTTGTGCTCTTCCTGCTGCTGCGCAGATTTTTGATCCGCCCCATTACGAATATCATGGAGAAAAGAGAAGCTATGATCGCAGATGGGCTTAACAATGCCCGGAGCGAGCAGGAAAAAGCGCTTGAGCTAAAGCGGCAGTATGAGGACTCCTTAAGAGGAGCCAGGGAAGAGTCCCGAAAGATGCTTGAGCAGGCCGGGCTGGATGCAAAGGATGAATATGACCGTATCGTGAGCGATGCCGATGACCGGGCGGACAAAATGCTTCGATCTGCCAGAGATGCCATCAGCGCGGAAAGAGAGCAGACGATGCTTCGCATGAAGACAGAAGCTGCGAAGCTGGCCATGGACGCCGCCAAAAAGATCGTGACAGGGTATGGCGGACCGGATGACAGCCAGTCAGCCTATGATTTATTTTTGGAAGAAGCGGGTGATAGTCATGAAGACAGGGAAGACTAG
- the atpE gene encoding ATP synthase F0 subunit C, producing MGTIIAIGAGVAVLTGLGAGIGIGIATGKATEAIARQPEAEGKISKTLILGCALAEATAIYGFIIALLIVFFLK from the coding sequence ATGGGTACAATTATAGCTATTGGAGCAGGAGTTGCAGTATTGACAGGTCTTGGAGCTGGAATCGGTATCGGGATCGCCACCGGCAAGGCGACAGAAGCGATCGCAAGACAGCCGGAGGCAGAAGGCAAGATCAGTAAGACACTGATCCTCGGATGCGCACTTGCGGAGGCAACTGCTATCTATGGGTTTATTATCGCTCTGCTGATTGTTTTCTTCTTAAAATAA